A single Brassica rapa cultivar Chiifu-401-42 chromosome A04, CAAS_Brap_v3.01, whole genome shotgun sequence DNA region contains:
- the LOC103862804 gene encoding uncharacterized protein LOC103862804 has protein sequence MGNFLRRSSAVHPVLGGDGVRRENVETGGKNGCLRIKVRMRRDKLEELLYLARRGDQSDGDGGNIGILILKECMEGRLPARVLSSDEYVSPQPCETYLVSRRLSSIKEE, from the coding sequence ATGGGCAATTTTCTTAGGAGAAGCAGCGCAGTGCACCCGGTTCTCGGCGGCGACGGAGTGCGAAGAGAAAACGTGGAGACCGGAGGGAAGAATGGTTGTTTAAGGATAAAAGTGAGGATGAGAAGAGATAAACTTGAAGAGCTTTTGTATTTGGCTCGTCGTGGTGATCAGTCTGACGGTGACGGTGGTAATATTGGTATCTTGATTCTTAAAGAATGTATGGAAGGTCGCTTACCGGCGAGGGTTCTTAGCTCCGATGAATATGTTTCGCCTCAACCGTGTGAAACCTACTTGGTATCGAGAAGATTGAGTTCCATCAAAGAGGAATAA
- the LOC103862806 gene encoding homeobox-leucine zipper protein ATHB-12: protein MEEGDFFSCFSEINSGMTMNKKKMRKGTNHKRFSEEQIKSLEVIFESETRLEPRKKVQLARELGLQPRQVAIWFQNKRARWKSKQLEKEYDILRANYNNLASQFEIIKKEKQALVSELQRLNEEMQKTKEERNEECCGEQRVALSSSTWSDNGKYEPEVRLNQGIVLCNDDIKTEYFGFEEESNHELINIVEQADDSGLTSSDNWGNFNSESLLDQSSSNYPWWDFWS, encoded by the exons ATGGAAGAAGGCGACTTTTTCAGTTGCTTCAGCGAAATTAATAGTGGCATGACTATgaataagaagaagatgaggaagGGCACTAATCATAAGAGGTTTAGTGAGGAACAGATCAAGTCACTTGAGGTTATATTCGAGTCCGAGACGAGGCTTGAGCCGAGGAAGAAGGTGCAGTTAGCTCGAGAGCTAGGGCTGCAACCAAGACAAGTGGCTATATGGTTTCAGAACAAGAGGGCTCGTTGGAAGTCTAAACAGCTTGAGAAAGAGTATGATATTCTTAGAGCCAATTACAATAACTTGGCTTCACAATTTGAAATCATTAAGAAAGAAAAGCAAGCACTAGTCTCTGAG TTGCAGAGACTAAATGAAGAGATGCAAAAGACAAAAGAAGAAAGGAATGAAGAGTGTTGTGGTGAACAAAGAGTTGCTCTAAGCAGCAGCACATGGTCAGATAATGGAAAGTATGAGCCAGAAGTCAGGCTAAATCAAGGGATTGTTTTGTGTAATGACGACATTAAGACAGAGTATTTTGGATTTGAGGAAGAGTCCAATCATGAGCTCATAAACATTGTGGAGCAAGCTGATGATAGTGGCTTGACTTCATCCGATAACTGGGGAAATTTCAATTCTGAATCTCTCTTAGACCAATCTAGCAGCAATTACCCTTGGTGGGATTTTTGGTCATAA